One genomic window of Bactrocera dorsalis isolate Fly_Bdor chromosome 4, ASM2337382v1, whole genome shotgun sequence includes the following:
- the LOC105224223 gene encoding uncharacterized protein LOC105224223 isoform X1, with protein MKYPQLVSTRAVNAISDWLVARLEQLGVEAPHIYTRLLLSLLQSTVQLNDPIEFSNLESFLASRKGSGRRYRECDIDELKKYNAVQCIKNIVSSDQEIASIENLVEELFERLKDIEKQSSDSEDDDRGPVATLSITHRYNRSQQRREVPTNSKSCRASCAAESSRYAETAGTSASAKRLQEREREYWRAFPALSKEMGDIAPRWRHSSKWMLWPSDKPKDDAKKNASTSSASSTMSSNSDAEDGNQAAARHANEQRNIKEEEEDAMMEDTVENTEGGANVSGVELCDDIVDENDEIDDDEASCSANAAGYGSGAIKRNSKRRRSRGKSLSRKNPAGGNNSDSNNAGNNRSQASGGKNKRNLSPSCWDTDFEGCWEMGRDLIKEFIASQNRNARNRSTSESAVSYNKQSATDIAPTNDGAVDDCEAATNAKQQQTTEARLVENKDTAEDEKINANKAVTPTLPPVDMSFCDYDDFDDTLASVSELTNDGPLSMLATSEGACAVPPSTNAKRLYERELLPRDTKSDVQSDFAQFEAKFNSSVEALWKDADRSEEKGFSPFGDGNKLNIFNFGSGNSKHFSGPTSLPTDAPFSRNLKNFWSNYYNHHFDLSKMLPTSVIGEKAKELDVLMQNKANDKGEAAFRSNGAGFSEANNFSNTQQGGANTAGGPTSDYYSMPSNLEDIEKAKSQRSGLRHNSGCSDSGNSLSAHRTGGTIGEERKTPVALFLQNSIWSENANFGGGDSDETFYFKVHNSGNQLNAYDDNNREETLQCDATTSGVNINNGSGFAFTAPYSASKWSEGINAGPPQGNVPTPLLQHKQQCGNQNNSYHLALNSTDCTDSSSSSACTPGASNWHHLPKSDAKNDWSAEQMRDTNAAHDTGSTVTPKITLANHSTTGSGFVAYSRIKAVLKLQLSSDGNAMNDAAAKQQQRNYPPRTNSKEQQQRYALDMMDDGENLLTSERTHFHPIKSYMDGHTFDICSELDVIEYERSASGYLYYEEEKYLEYTRTDNFMVEDDGGIGASANPLYANSNCEAATASAKANSANHSSKLKRVERDFVIKFRVQRTEIACQTDPEPPTARAAVSYNKRNVAMNASTTTKTAQLHPISLIFSNAAKNLRANAANELVYSDTVEAFTRAMAHFPPPQASSSNHSAWWSMGADVGDSRAASSNWNVYQTQPKLQQNAKNNNNNEDNANDDAGCDVVHFNGSIDELPDGMATLHADVDMTSLEQQWSMNEIRKKCKEAGHMAAADAVDGGAIESVWGMCAACNNELKSIPANRLLRDELQVEADQIMSDLKYMQDLYIGPNAAADDADNNNADNNNADNNNADNNNADNNNADNNNADNNNAENGADDHQCDGESAAETVTSDSDWCAEDITADMADECVVNTSLQNANNNNELNEDHTMQQADSPNQTTNTVEGAANNSNDSETFTVIQKVNRLIAELLRPDNNADGVKQISKQNANAACAKVNESRQVEAEATQFSGNLWHTNSNERNIWQLNAGDNTNSLIVAGGGGVLGRGDSVSGGVGGTMHPIQLLRQFNVKPLETAVANVHNVFPSAAAADVDKYHSQMSWEHENLARIWQTSPPSPPQTQSATMTINDAKPQAATEQKVVDTYEQQADIAEKNMRNLRANADESVETAAANLQLTQDFKKHKESKVAAALANAQLVDSALKFKAITRKRRHSASQNYFHAHLNSSATAAVAAVNSLVGGGVTPLQNNNNNEIANLNSYTLKSLRNSRNANELSLQNFLNASLRFGAAAAVAVAASNAKKCSDLANNLCGADFAFGCDSTATAAGRNQTIITCKYHLTAIEPLGVQQQNHDGDNNEYGLFTGNGIDGEGNTAAPLSSILDKNPSILKHVTMVSRPLTR; from the exons ATGAAATATCCTCAACTTGTGTCGACGCGTGCGGTGAACGCCATATCCGATTGGCTAGTAGCCCGTTTGGAGCAGTTAGGCGTTGAGGCCCCACATATTTATACACGACTACTTCTGTCACTTTTACAATCGACTGTACAACTAAATGATCCAATTGAATTCAGCAATTTAGAA TCATTTCTTGCGAGCCGTAAAGGAAGCGGTAGGCGTTACCGAGAGTGCGATATTGACGAACTTAAGAAATATAATGCTGTGCAGTGTATAAAGAACATCGTTTCGTCAGACCAGGAG atcgCATCTATTGAGAACCTCGTTGAAGAGCTCTTTGAAAGACTTAAAGACATTGAGAAGCAATCCAGCGATAGTGAAGACGATGATAGGGGTCCAGTAGCAACGCTTTCTATCACCCACCGTTACAATAGATCGCAGCAAAGAAGAGAAGTGCCAACCAATAGTAAAAGTTGCAGAGCGAGTTGCGCAGCCGAGAGTAGTAGGTACGCAGAAACAGCTGGAACATCAGCTAGTGCCAAAAGATTGCAAGAACGTGAACGAGAATATTGGCGCGCTTTTCCCGCGCTCTCGAAAGAAATGGGTGATATAGCTCCCCGCTGGCGCCACTCTTCCAAGTGGATGTTATGGCCTTCGGACAAACCCAAAGACGACGCTAAGAAAAACGCTTCTACTAGTAGCGCCAGCTCGACAATGTCTAGTAATTCCGATGCGGAAGATGGCAACCAAGCAGCCGCAAGACACGCTAATGAGCAGAGAAATattaaagaggaagaagaagatgcAATGATGGAAGATACCGTGGAGAATACGGAAGGTGGAGCTAATGTGTCTGGAGTAGAGTTGTGCGACGACATAGTGGATGAGAATGATGAAATCGATGATGACGAAGCTAGTTGCAGCGCTAACGCAGCTGGTTATGGCAGCGGTGCTATAAAACGAAATTCCAAACGTCGCCGCAGTCGTGGTAAGT CTTTATCACGCAAGAACCCAGCTGGCGGAAACAACTCTGACTCCAATAATGCTGGCAATAATCGATCACAAGCAAGTGGCGGTAAAAACAAGCGCAATCTATCACCCAGCTGTTGGGATACCGATTTCGAGGGATGTTGGGAGATGGGTCGCGATTTAATCAAAGAATTCATAGCGAGCCAAAATCGTAATGCACGCAACCGCAGCACTTCGGAGAGTGCCGTTTCGTACAATAAGCAGAGTGCGACCGACATAGCACCCACTAACGATGGCGCTGTTGATGATTGTGAAGCAGCTACAAACGCCAAGCAACAGCAAACAACTGAAGCGCGTTTGGTTGAAAACAAAGATACTGCTGAGGATGAAAAAATAAACGCCAACAAAGCCGTTACACCCACATTACCACCAGTCGATATGTCGTTCTGCGATTATGATGATTTCGACGATACACTCGCCTCTGTGTCCGAGCTGACCAATGATGGGCCCTTGTCAATGCTAGCAACTAGTGAGGGTGCTTGTGCCGTGCCACCATCTACCAACGCTAAGCGTCTTTATGAGCGCGAATTGTTACCAAGAGATACGAAATCCGATGTACAATCGGATTTTGCACAATTCGAAGCAAAATTCAATAGTAGCGTCGAAGCTTTATGGAAAGATGCTGACCGCAGTGAGGAGAAGGGATTCAGTCCATTTGGTGAtggtaataaattaaatattttcaactttggCAGTGGCAACAGCAAACACTTTTCCGGACCCACCTCGTTACCGACCGATGCGccattttcaagaaatttaaaaaacttttggtCTAACTATTACAATCACCATTTTGACTTAAGTAAAATGCTGCCGACAAGCGTAATTGGCGAAAAGGCCAAAGAACTCGATGTATTGATGCAAAATAAAGCAAACGATAAGGGTGAAGCTGCTTTCAGG tCAAATGGTGCTGGTTTTAGTGAGGCTAACAATTTCTCCAATACCCAACAAGGAGGTGCCAACACAGCTGGTGGTCCTACAAGTGACTACTACTCAATGCCGAGCAATTTGGAGGATATTGAAAAAGCTAAATCGCAACGTTCCGGCCTACGTCACAATAGTGGCTGCAGTGACAGTGGCAATAGCTTAAGTGCGCACAGAACTGGTGGCACAATTGGCGAAGAGCGCAAAACACCAGTGGCTCTCTTTCTACAAAACTCGATTTGGTCAGAGAACGCTAATTTCGGCGGCGGTGATTCAGATGAAACTTTCTACTTCAAAGTCCATAATTCGGGCAATCAGCTGAACGCATATGATGACAACAATCGCGAAGAAACATTGCAATGCGATGCCACAACCAGTGgcgtaaatataaacaatggCAGTGGCTTTGCCTTCACCGCGCCCTACTCGGCTTCTAAGTGGTCGGAAGGTATTAATGCTGGACCGCCACAAGGTAATGTGCCAACACCGCTATTACAGCACAAACAACAGTGCGGAAATCAAAATAACAGTTATCATCTTGCGTTGAACTCAACCGATTGCACAGATTCATCTTCGTCGAGCGCATGTACACCAGGTGCCTCAAATTGGCATCATCTGCCCAAAAGTGATGCTAAAAATGATTGGTCCGCCGAGCAAATGCGCGACACAAACGCGGCACATGACACTGGCAGCACGGTAACACCGAAAATTACGCTCGCCAATCACTCGACAACAGGCAGTGGCTTCGTTGCATATTCACGCATTAAAGCCGTCTTAAAGTTGCAATTGTCAAGCGATGGCAATGCCATGAACGATGCTGCAGCTAAGCAGCAGCAGCGAAATTACCCACCACGTACGAATAGcaaggaacaacaacaacgttatgCACTCGATATGATGGATGATGGCGAAAATCTACTGACTTCCGAACGCACACATTTCCATCCCATTAAATCGTATATGGATGGGCACACATTCGATATTTGCAGTGAATTGGATGTTATCGAGTACGAGCGTTCCGCCAGCGGTTATCTGTACTATGAAGAAGAGAAATATCTCGAGTACACGCGTACCGATAATTTTATGGTGGAAGATGATGGTGGCATTGGTGCCTCAGCCAACCCCTTGTATGCCAATTCGAATTGTGAGGCAGCCACAGCTAGCGCCAAGGCCAATTCCGCTAACCACAGCAGCAAATTAAAGCGAGTCGAGCGGGATTTCGTCATAAAATTCCGTGTGCAACGCACCGAAATCGCTTGCCAAACGGATCCAGAGCCGCCGACTGCACGTGCGGCAGTGAGCTACAACAAACGCAATGTTGCTATGAATGcttcgacaacaacaaaaacagcacaaCTGCATCCAATAAGTTTAATATTCTCAAATGCAGCGAAAAATTTGAGAGCAAACGCCGCAAACGAACTTGTCTACAGCGACACCGTGGAGGCGTTTACGCGCGCTATGGCACACTTTCCGCCGCCGCAGGCGTCGTCTAGCAACCATTCGGCTTGGTGGTCAATGGGAGCTGATGTCGGTGATTCTCGGGCGGCTAGCAGCAACTGGAATGTCTACCAAACACAGCCGAAGCTGCAGCAAAAtgctaaaaacaataataataatgaagatAACGCTAATGATGACGCTGGCTGTGATGTGGTACATTTCAATGGCAGCATTGATGAGTTACCCGATGGTATGGCCACTCTCCATGCAGATGTAGATATGACAAGCTTAGAGCAGCAATGGTCAATGAATGAGATACGCAAGAAGTGCAAAGAAGCCGGTCACATGGCTGCTGCTGATGCTGTTGACGGCGGCGCCATCGAGTCTGTTTGGGGCATGTGTGCCGCCTGTAATAATGAATTGAAATCCATACCGGCCAATAGGCTATTGCGCGACGAATTGCAAGTGGAGGCCGACCAGATAATGAGCGATTTGAAATACATGCAAGATTTATACATAGGGCCCAATGCTGCAGCTGATGATGCTGATAATAATAATGCTGATAATAATAATGCTGATAATAATAATGCTGATAATAATAATGCTGATAATAATAATGCTGATAATAACAATGCTGATAATAATAATGCTGAGAATGGAGCCGATGATCACCAATGTGATGGTGAGAGCGCCGCAGAGACTGTGACTAGCGACAGCGATTGGTGCGCCGAAGATATAACTGCAGATATGGCGGATGAGTGTGTCGTTAATACAAGTTTGCAGAAtgccaataataataatgaactaAATGAAGATCATACAATGCAGCAGGCAGACTCTCCGAATCAAACTACTAACACTGTGGAGGGTGCTGCCAACAATTCCAATGATTCCGAGACGTTTACGGTAATACAAAAAGTAAATCGTCTCATCGCCGAACTATTGCGACCCGACAACAATGCTGATGGCGTCAAACAAATCAGCAAACAGAATGCCAACGCTGCATGTGCGAAAGTTAATGAATCACGTCAGGTGGAAGCTGAAGCAACACAATTTAGCGGTAATTTGTGGCACACTAATAGCAATGAGCGCAATATTTGGCAACTGAATGCTGGCGACAACACAAATAGCTTAATTGTGGCTGGCGGTGGTGGTGTTCTAGGCAGAGGCGATAGTGTTAGTGGTGGTGTCGGTGGTACTATGCATCCAATACAACTTTTGCGCCAATTCAATGTGAAGCCATTGGAGACTGCTGTAGCCAATGTGCATAACGTATTCCCTTCAGCCGCTGCGGCTGATGTAGATAAATACCACAGTCAAATGAGTTGGGAGCACGAAAATTTAGCTAGAATTTGGCAGACATCACCACCGTCACCACCACAGACACAAAGCGCCACTATGACAATAAATGATGCCAAACCACAAGCCGCAACCGAACAAAAAGTCGTAGACACCTATGAACAGCAAGCGGATATCGCTGAGAAAAATATGCGCAATTTACGCGCCAACGCAGATGAGAGCGTGGAGACGGCCGCTGCCAATTTACAATTGACGCAAGATTTTAAAAAGCATAAGGAAAGCAAAGTGGCTGCAGCTCTAGCTAACGCCCAGCTAGTCGACTCGGCTTTAAAATTTAAG GCAATCACTCGCAAACGTCGTCATTCGgcttcacaaaattattttcacgcGCATTTAAATAGCAGCGCTACGGCAGCTGTTGCCGCTGTCAATAGCCTGGTTGGCGGTGGCGTCACACCattgcaaaacaacaacaacaatgagatTGCCAATCTAAATAGTTATACCTTGAAGTCGTTGCGTAACTCGCGCAATGCCAATGAGTTGA
- the LOC105224223 gene encoding uncharacterized protein LOC105224223 isoform X2: MKYPQLVSTRAVNAISDWLVARLEQLGVEAPHIYTRLLLSLLQSTVQLNDPIEFSNLESFLASRKGSGRRYRECDIDELKKYNAVQCIKNIVSSDQEIASIENLVEELFERLKDIEKQSSDSEDDDRGPVATLSITHRYNRSQQRREVPTNSKSCRASCAAESSRYAETAGTSASAKRLQEREREYWRAFPALSKEMGDIAPRWRHSSKWMLWPSDKPKDDAKKNASTSSASSTMSSNSDAEDGNQAAARHANEQRNIKEEEEDAMMEDTVENTEGGANVSGVELCDDIVDENDEIDDDEASCSANAAGYGSGAIKRNSKRRRSRALSRKNPAGGNNSDSNNAGNNRSQASGGKNKRNLSPSCWDTDFEGCWEMGRDLIKEFIASQNRNARNRSTSESAVSYNKQSATDIAPTNDGAVDDCEAATNAKQQQTTEARLVENKDTAEDEKINANKAVTPTLPPVDMSFCDYDDFDDTLASVSELTNDGPLSMLATSEGACAVPPSTNAKRLYERELLPRDTKSDVQSDFAQFEAKFNSSVEALWKDADRSEEKGFSPFGDGNKLNIFNFGSGNSKHFSGPTSLPTDAPFSRNLKNFWSNYYNHHFDLSKMLPTSVIGEKAKELDVLMQNKANDKGEAAFRSNGAGFSEANNFSNTQQGGANTAGGPTSDYYSMPSNLEDIEKAKSQRSGLRHNSGCSDSGNSLSAHRTGGTIGEERKTPVALFLQNSIWSENANFGGGDSDETFYFKVHNSGNQLNAYDDNNREETLQCDATTSGVNINNGSGFAFTAPYSASKWSEGINAGPPQGNVPTPLLQHKQQCGNQNNSYHLALNSTDCTDSSSSSACTPGASNWHHLPKSDAKNDWSAEQMRDTNAAHDTGSTVTPKITLANHSTTGSGFVAYSRIKAVLKLQLSSDGNAMNDAAAKQQQRNYPPRTNSKEQQQRYALDMMDDGENLLTSERTHFHPIKSYMDGHTFDICSELDVIEYERSASGYLYYEEEKYLEYTRTDNFMVEDDGGIGASANPLYANSNCEAATASAKANSANHSSKLKRVERDFVIKFRVQRTEIACQTDPEPPTARAAVSYNKRNVAMNASTTTKTAQLHPISLIFSNAAKNLRANAANELVYSDTVEAFTRAMAHFPPPQASSSNHSAWWSMGADVGDSRAASSNWNVYQTQPKLQQNAKNNNNNEDNANDDAGCDVVHFNGSIDELPDGMATLHADVDMTSLEQQWSMNEIRKKCKEAGHMAAADAVDGGAIESVWGMCAACNNELKSIPANRLLRDELQVEADQIMSDLKYMQDLYIGPNAAADDADNNNADNNNADNNNADNNNADNNNADNNNADNNNAENGADDHQCDGESAAETVTSDSDWCAEDITADMADECVVNTSLQNANNNNELNEDHTMQQADSPNQTTNTVEGAANNSNDSETFTVIQKVNRLIAELLRPDNNADGVKQISKQNANAACAKVNESRQVEAEATQFSGNLWHTNSNERNIWQLNAGDNTNSLIVAGGGGVLGRGDSVSGGVGGTMHPIQLLRQFNVKPLETAVANVHNVFPSAAAADVDKYHSQMSWEHENLARIWQTSPPSPPQTQSATMTINDAKPQAATEQKVVDTYEQQADIAEKNMRNLRANADESVETAAANLQLTQDFKKHKESKVAAALANAQLVDSALKFKAITRKRRHSASQNYFHAHLNSSATAAVAAVNSLVGGGVTPLQNNNNNEIANLNSYTLKSLRNSRNANELSLQNFLNASLRFGAAAAVAVAASNAKKCSDLANNLCGADFAFGCDSTATAAGRNQTIITCKYHLTAIEPLGVQQQNHDGDNNEYGLFTGNGIDGEGNTAAPLSSILDKNPSILKHVTMVSRPLTR, encoded by the exons ATGAAATATCCTCAACTTGTGTCGACGCGTGCGGTGAACGCCATATCCGATTGGCTAGTAGCCCGTTTGGAGCAGTTAGGCGTTGAGGCCCCACATATTTATACACGACTACTTCTGTCACTTTTACAATCGACTGTACAACTAAATGATCCAATTGAATTCAGCAATTTAGAA TCATTTCTTGCGAGCCGTAAAGGAAGCGGTAGGCGTTACCGAGAGTGCGATATTGACGAACTTAAGAAATATAATGCTGTGCAGTGTATAAAGAACATCGTTTCGTCAGACCAGGAG atcgCATCTATTGAGAACCTCGTTGAAGAGCTCTTTGAAAGACTTAAAGACATTGAGAAGCAATCCAGCGATAGTGAAGACGATGATAGGGGTCCAGTAGCAACGCTTTCTATCACCCACCGTTACAATAGATCGCAGCAAAGAAGAGAAGTGCCAACCAATAGTAAAAGTTGCAGAGCGAGTTGCGCAGCCGAGAGTAGTAGGTACGCAGAAACAGCTGGAACATCAGCTAGTGCCAAAAGATTGCAAGAACGTGAACGAGAATATTGGCGCGCTTTTCCCGCGCTCTCGAAAGAAATGGGTGATATAGCTCCCCGCTGGCGCCACTCTTCCAAGTGGATGTTATGGCCTTCGGACAAACCCAAAGACGACGCTAAGAAAAACGCTTCTACTAGTAGCGCCAGCTCGACAATGTCTAGTAATTCCGATGCGGAAGATGGCAACCAAGCAGCCGCAAGACACGCTAATGAGCAGAGAAATattaaagaggaagaagaagatgcAATGATGGAAGATACCGTGGAGAATACGGAAGGTGGAGCTAATGTGTCTGGAGTAGAGTTGTGCGACGACATAGTGGATGAGAATGATGAAATCGATGATGACGAAGCTAGTTGCAGCGCTAACGCAGCTGGTTATGGCAGCGGTGCTATAAAACGAAATTCCAAACGTCGCCGCAGTCGTG CTTTATCACGCAAGAACCCAGCTGGCGGAAACAACTCTGACTCCAATAATGCTGGCAATAATCGATCACAAGCAAGTGGCGGTAAAAACAAGCGCAATCTATCACCCAGCTGTTGGGATACCGATTTCGAGGGATGTTGGGAGATGGGTCGCGATTTAATCAAAGAATTCATAGCGAGCCAAAATCGTAATGCACGCAACCGCAGCACTTCGGAGAGTGCCGTTTCGTACAATAAGCAGAGTGCGACCGACATAGCACCCACTAACGATGGCGCTGTTGATGATTGTGAAGCAGCTACAAACGCCAAGCAACAGCAAACAACTGAAGCGCGTTTGGTTGAAAACAAAGATACTGCTGAGGATGAAAAAATAAACGCCAACAAAGCCGTTACACCCACATTACCACCAGTCGATATGTCGTTCTGCGATTATGATGATTTCGACGATACACTCGCCTCTGTGTCCGAGCTGACCAATGATGGGCCCTTGTCAATGCTAGCAACTAGTGAGGGTGCTTGTGCCGTGCCACCATCTACCAACGCTAAGCGTCTTTATGAGCGCGAATTGTTACCAAGAGATACGAAATCCGATGTACAATCGGATTTTGCACAATTCGAAGCAAAATTCAATAGTAGCGTCGAAGCTTTATGGAAAGATGCTGACCGCAGTGAGGAGAAGGGATTCAGTCCATTTGGTGAtggtaataaattaaatattttcaactttggCAGTGGCAACAGCAAACACTTTTCCGGACCCACCTCGTTACCGACCGATGCGccattttcaagaaatttaaaaaacttttggtCTAACTATTACAATCACCATTTTGACTTAAGTAAAATGCTGCCGACAAGCGTAATTGGCGAAAAGGCCAAAGAACTCGATGTATTGATGCAAAATAAAGCAAACGATAAGGGTGAAGCTGCTTTCAGG tCAAATGGTGCTGGTTTTAGTGAGGCTAACAATTTCTCCAATACCCAACAAGGAGGTGCCAACACAGCTGGTGGTCCTACAAGTGACTACTACTCAATGCCGAGCAATTTGGAGGATATTGAAAAAGCTAAATCGCAACGTTCCGGCCTACGTCACAATAGTGGCTGCAGTGACAGTGGCAATAGCTTAAGTGCGCACAGAACTGGTGGCACAATTGGCGAAGAGCGCAAAACACCAGTGGCTCTCTTTCTACAAAACTCGATTTGGTCAGAGAACGCTAATTTCGGCGGCGGTGATTCAGATGAAACTTTCTACTTCAAAGTCCATAATTCGGGCAATCAGCTGAACGCATATGATGACAACAATCGCGAAGAAACATTGCAATGCGATGCCACAACCAGTGgcgtaaatataaacaatggCAGTGGCTTTGCCTTCACCGCGCCCTACTCGGCTTCTAAGTGGTCGGAAGGTATTAATGCTGGACCGCCACAAGGTAATGTGCCAACACCGCTATTACAGCACAAACAACAGTGCGGAAATCAAAATAACAGTTATCATCTTGCGTTGAACTCAACCGATTGCACAGATTCATCTTCGTCGAGCGCATGTACACCAGGTGCCTCAAATTGGCATCATCTGCCCAAAAGTGATGCTAAAAATGATTGGTCCGCCGAGCAAATGCGCGACACAAACGCGGCACATGACACTGGCAGCACGGTAACACCGAAAATTACGCTCGCCAATCACTCGACAACAGGCAGTGGCTTCGTTGCATATTCACGCATTAAAGCCGTCTTAAAGTTGCAATTGTCAAGCGATGGCAATGCCATGAACGATGCTGCAGCTAAGCAGCAGCAGCGAAATTACCCACCACGTACGAATAGcaaggaacaacaacaacgttatgCACTCGATATGATGGATGATGGCGAAAATCTACTGACTTCCGAACGCACACATTTCCATCCCATTAAATCGTATATGGATGGGCACACATTCGATATTTGCAGTGAATTGGATGTTATCGAGTACGAGCGTTCCGCCAGCGGTTATCTGTACTATGAAGAAGAGAAATATCTCGAGTACACGCGTACCGATAATTTTATGGTGGAAGATGATGGTGGCATTGGTGCCTCAGCCAACCCCTTGTATGCCAATTCGAATTGTGAGGCAGCCACAGCTAGCGCCAAGGCCAATTCCGCTAACCACAGCAGCAAATTAAAGCGAGTCGAGCGGGATTTCGTCATAAAATTCCGTGTGCAACGCACCGAAATCGCTTGCCAAACGGATCCAGAGCCGCCGACTGCACGTGCGGCAGTGAGCTACAACAAACGCAATGTTGCTATGAATGcttcgacaacaacaaaaacagcacaaCTGCATCCAATAAGTTTAATATTCTCAAATGCAGCGAAAAATTTGAGAGCAAACGCCGCAAACGAACTTGTCTACAGCGACACCGTGGAGGCGTTTACGCGCGCTATGGCACACTTTCCGCCGCCGCAGGCGTCGTCTAGCAACCATTCGGCTTGGTGGTCAATGGGAGCTGATGTCGGTGATTCTCGGGCGGCTAGCAGCAACTGGAATGTCTACCAAACACAGCCGAAGCTGCAGCAAAAtgctaaaaacaataataataatgaagatAACGCTAATGATGACGCTGGCTGTGATGTGGTACATTTCAATGGCAGCATTGATGAGTTACCCGATGGTATGGCCACTCTCCATGCAGATGTAGATATGACAAGCTTAGAGCAGCAATGGTCAATGAATGAGATACGCAAGAAGTGCAAAGAAGCCGGTCACATGGCTGCTGCTGATGCTGTTGACGGCGGCGCCATCGAGTCTGTTTGGGGCATGTGTGCCGCCTGTAATAATGAATTGAAATCCATACCGGCCAATAGGCTATTGCGCGACGAATTGCAAGTGGAGGCCGACCAGATAATGAGCGATTTGAAATACATGCAAGATTTATACATAGGGCCCAATGCTGCAGCTGATGATGCTGATAATAATAATGCTGATAATAATAATGCTGATAATAATAATGCTGATAATAATAATGCTGATAATAATAATGCTGATAATAACAATGCTGATAATAATAATGCTGAGAATGGAGCCGATGATCACCAATGTGATGGTGAGAGCGCCGCAGAGACTGTGACTAGCGACAGCGATTGGTGCGCCGAAGATATAACTGCAGATATGGCGGATGAGTGTGTCGTTAATACAAGTTTGCAGAAtgccaataataataatgaactaAATGAAGATCATACAATGCAGCAGGCAGACTCTCCGAATCAAACTACTAACACTGTGGAGGGTGCTGCCAACAATTCCAATGATTCCGAGACGTTTACGGTAATACAAAAAGTAAATCGTCTCATCGCCGAACTATTGCGACCCGACAACAATGCTGATGGCGTCAAACAAATCAGCAAACAGAATGCCAACGCTGCATGTGCGAAAGTTAATGAATCACGTCAGGTGGAAGCTGAAGCAACACAATTTAGCGGTAATTTGTGGCACACTAATAGCAATGAGCGCAATATTTGGCAACTGAATGCTGGCGACAACACAAATAGCTTAATTGTGGCTGGCGGTGGTGGTGTTCTAGGCAGAGGCGATAGTGTTAGTGGTGGTGTCGGTGGTACTATGCATCCAATACAACTTTTGCGCCAATTCAATGTGAAGCCATTGGAGACTGCTGTAGCCAATGTGCATAACGTATTCCCTTCAGCCGCTGCGGCTGATGTAGATAAATACCACAGTCAAATGAGTTGGGAGCACGAAAATTTAGCTAGAATTTGGCAGACATCACCACCGTCACCACCACAGACACAAAGCGCCACTATGACAATAAATGATGCCAAACCACAAGCCGCAACCGAACAAAAAGTCGTAGACACCTATGAACAGCAAGCGGATATCGCTGAGAAAAATATGCGCAATTTACGCGCCAACGCAGATGAGAGCGTGGAGACGGCCGCTGCCAATTTACAATTGACGCAAGATTTTAAAAAGCATAAGGAAAGCAAAGTGGCTGCAGCTCTAGCTAACGCCCAGCTAGTCGACTCGGCTTTAAAATTTAAG GCAATCACTCGCAAACGTCGTCATTCGgcttcacaaaattattttcacgcGCATTTAAATAGCAGCGCTACGGCAGCTGTTGCCGCTGTCAATAGCCTGGTTGGCGGTGGCGTCACACCattgcaaaacaacaacaacaatgagatTGCCAATCTAAATAGTTATACCTTGAAGTCGTTGCGTAACTCGCGCAATGCCAATGAGTTGA